Part of the uncultured Fusobacterium sp. genome is shown below.
CATAAAAAAACTACACCCTCCATCTTAGTTGTCTAAGATTTTGGGTGCAGTACAATACATTGCTTTTTTAATCCTGAAACAGAGAAAAAAATAAAGTACAATGCGAAATTCAGAATGTTATCAGATAAATCAAAAGAAAATATTTCAAGCGATTATGGTAAACAATTGCGATTAAACCGAAGTATTCAAGTTGAAGGAGCTTTCGCAGTATTAAAAGAAGATATGAAATTAAGAAAATTAAAAGTGCGTGGGAAAACAAGTGTTTTAAGAGAGATAGGCTTATTCTGTATGGGCTATAATTTTAACAGATACATTAGTAGAAGGTTAAGAAATTGTAAAGGAACAACACTGCATCCATTACAAGCATCTTAATTTAGTTAAGAATTACTCTGTTTTTTTGTGCTGTAAAAAAATAAATGAAATTGTAAAATTTTTAGAAATCACAAAAATGATTTCTATTTTTTTATTCAAAAGAAAAAGAGCTGAGCAAATTAATGATTAAAAATCATCAATTTGCAACAGCCCCCTTTCTAAATTATTATCTGTCTTTCTTTTTAAAGATTCCATTAAGAATCAGTGCTAAAGCTCCATCTCCAACAACATTACAAGCAGTTCCAAAACTATCTTGTAGGGCAAATATTGTAAGCATTAATCCTGTTCCCTCTTCATTAAATCCAAGTACTGAAATTATTATACCTAGAGATGCCATTACTGTTCCACCTGGCACTCCTGGAGCTCCAACTGCAAAGATTCCAAGTAAAATAATAAATAGTATCATTGTTCCTAGTGAAGGAATTTGTCCATATAATATTTTTGAAACTGTCATAACAAAGAAAACCTCTGTTAATACAGATCCACATAGGTGAATAGTTGATCCTAAAGGAACAGCAAAATCTGCTATGTCTTCATCTAAAACTCCTGATTTTTTAGCACAACTTAAAGCTACTGGTAATGTTGCTGCTGAAGACATTGTTCCTACCGCTGTAAGATAAGCTGGTCCATAACTTTTTAATAGTTTCAATGGATTTTTTCCTGAAACAACTCCTCCTAATGAATATAAAACAGTTAACCATATAAAATGTCCTATTAAAACTATAACAATTACTTTTAAGAATACTGGGAATTGTTTTATGATTTCCCCTTCATATGCTAAAATTGTAAATGTTGAAGCTATAAAAAATGGTAATATTGGAATTATAATTTTATAAACTATTTTCAACATTATATTATTTAATTCATCTAATAGTTTTTCAAAAGTTTTTGATTCTGTCCACACAACTGCTAATCCTAAAAATAGTGCTAAAACCAAAGCTGTCATCACTGAAAAAACAGGTGGTATCTCCACTTTAAATATCAATTTTGGAATTACATTTTTTACTATATCAGATTTTGCAGCAATATTTAACTTAGGAATAATCATATACCCTGCTGTCATAGATAACAGAGCTGCTCCAACAGATGATAGATATGCCATCATCAACATTGTTCCCAACATTTTACTTGCATTTGCTTTCATCTTAGTTATTGCAGGAGCTATAAATCCTAGAATAATAAGTGGAATTGTAAAACTTATTACCTGCCCTAATATAAATTTTATGGTATTTATTACTCCAATTATATTTTCAGCTGTCCCTTGATTAACACCTATTTTGGCATCTAAGGAATAACCTAAAATTAATCCTACAAACACACCTAAAAGCAATTTAAAAATTAAACTTTCTCTTAATTTTGCCATATACATTTCCTTCCTTTTATTTTTTATTTATTTTGTCAACAATATCTAATATATAGCATATTTAAATAATTAAAGCAATTTTATTTTTATTTATTTTGTTATTTTTAACAAAATAATTCTCAGAAAATAAAAAATGGGCTACTTTTTTCGCCCATCTTTTTTATATTATTTTTTATATTTTATAAACTTAGATATTTGTATTATTAATGTTGGAACAAATGCAAGTCCATATATTGTAAATAGTTCTCTTATTGTTAAAGGAACTACTTGGAAAATAGTATGGAATACAGGTAATATTAGTATTGCATTTAATAGAACAAATCCTATAACAAAAGCTATTATAGAAAATTTATTCGAGAATACTCCAAGTCCAAATACTGATGCTCCACCTCTACAGTTAAATCCGTGGAACAATCTTGCTAGACATAAAACACTAAATGCTATTGTACTTGCTTTTAATGTATCATTATCTTTATATCCAATATAGAATCCTATCATAACAAATAGTGCTATTAAAATTCCTTCAATTAGGATTTTTCCTGAAAGTTCTTTAGTTAAAATAGGTTCTTTAGGGTTACGAGGTTTCTCTGTAAGAACATCTCCATGTGATGGCTCCATTCCTATCGCTATAGCTGGTAAACTATCTGTTAATAGGTTAATAAATAATAGATGCACTGGTGCAAATATTACTGGAAGTCCTACTAATGAAGAGTATAATACTGCTAATATTCCAGCTGTATTTCCTGATAATAAAAATCTGATTGAGTTTTTAATATTAGCATAGATATTTCTACCAGTTGTTACAGCTTTTACTATTGTTGAGAAGTTATCATCTGTAAGTATCATAGATGCAGCATCTTTTGATACTTCTGTTCCTGTAATTCCCATTGCAATTCCTATATCTGCTCTTTTTAAAGCTGGAGCATCATTTACTCCATCTCCTGTCATTGCACAGATCTTACCTAATCTTTGCCAAGCAGTTACTATTCTTATCTTATGTTCTGGAGATACTCTTGCATATACAGAAGTAGAAGCAACTTTTTCTAATAACTCATCATCAGAAAGTTTTTCAACATCCACACCTTCCATTACATTATCTCCATCTTTATAGATACCAATCTCTTTAGCTATTGCTGTAGCTGTTATTTTGTGGTCTCCTGTTATCATAACTGGTTTAATTCCAGCAGTTAAACATTTTGCTACTGCTTCTTTAGATTCCTCTCTTGGTGGATCTATCATAGCTGTTAAACCAATAAAGATAAAGTTATCTTCATCTTCTCTTGTTATCTCTTTTTCACTTTCTAATACTTGATAAGCAAAAGTTAAAACTCTCAATCCAGTTTGAGCAAACTCCATATTAACTTTTTCAATATTTTTAATATCTTCAGAAGTTATATCTCTTACCTCTCCATTAACTAATATTTTTTTAGCTTTTGGTAAAACAGAGTCTAAAGCTCCTTTAGTAAACATCATTATTTTTCCATCTATATTATGCACTGTACTCATAAGTTTTCTATCTGAATCAAATGGAATCTCTGAAATACGTGGATATCTATTTTTTAACTCTTTTCCAGATTGATTATAGTGGATTTCTGAAAGATTTACTAAAGCTATCTCTGTCGGATCTCCTATTTCACTAGTTGCATCATTACATAAAATAGCCTCTTTTATTAATAAACTTTCTCCTATTCCATTAGCATTTAAATCTTTTTCATTAAATACTTCATTATTGATATAAACTTTTTTTACAGTCATCTTATTTTGTGTAAGTGTTCCTGTTTTGTCTGAACATATTACTGATACACAACCTAATGATTCAACTGATTTTAGATTTTTAATAATTGCATTTTCCTTTGACAATTTTTGAGTTCCAATAGCTAAAACTATTGTAACTATTGAACTTAGAGCTTCAGGAATAGCAGCAACAGCTAATGCAACTGCAAACATAAGTGAATCAAGAAGTTTTACTCCATGAAGAATATTTATTCCAAATACAAGGATACATAGTATAATAATTCCTATTGATAATTTTTTACCAAAGTTATCTAATGAAACTTGTAATGGTGTTTGTTTCTCTTTTGTAGCCTCTAATAAACTTGCTATCTTTCCAAGTTCTGTTTTCATTCCAGTAGTAGTTACTAAAATAACCCCTCTACCATAACTAACTAAGCTACCTGAGAAAACCATGTTCTTTTGATCTCCAAGAGCTAATTCATCTTTATCTATCACTGAACTTATTTTCTCTACTCCCTCTGATTCTCCAGTTAGTGAGCTTTCATTAATAAGAAGTGAGAAACTTTCTATAACTCTTCCATCAGCAGGAACAACATCTCCAGCTTCAACAAAAACAATATCTCCAGGCACTAGATATTTAGATAAAACCTCTACCTTTTCTCCATCTCTTAAAACTTTAGATTTAGGAGCAGATAGATTTTTTAAACTACTAATAGACTCTTCAGCTTTTAAATGTTGAACTGTTCCTAATATTGCGTTGATAATTATAACAACTAAAATTACAATAGCACTTTCTACATTTCCAGAGATAATAGAGATAATTGATGCAATAATCAGTATAATTACTAGAAAATCTTTAAATTGAGAGATAAAAACTTGCATTGTACTCAATTTTTTCTCTTCATTTAACTGGTTATAACCATATTTTTCAATAGCTATCTCTACTTCACCAGTTGTCAATCCAGTTTCCTTGCTGTTTAACTTACTCAGTACCTCCTCTTTTGTCATAGCAAAATAATTTTTCATAAAATCCTCCTATTATGTATAATATTTATTATTCTAAATGTTTTTACTTTTCTTTTAATTTTAGATAAAAAAAAGACTTCTGATATAGAGATTACAAAAACTCTATATCAAAAGTCTTGTTACCATTCAGGTATATAGTACCAGATAGCCCGTGGCTTCGTGATGTTGATACTATAATTTTTAACTACTCCCTTTTAATATATTGATATGATATATTAAAAAATAACTTTTGTCAATAAAATTTAAAAAATTTTATCTTCCCCAAGTATCTGTATTTTTATTCCAAGATGATGCTATTTCAGCTTCCTCTTCAGTAAGATATTTTTCTTCTCTTGCAAGTTCGATTAATGCAGTGAAGTTAGATAGAGATTCCCAAGGAATGTTATTTGCTGCAAAGTTTTTAAATGCTTTGTCAAATTCATAAGAGAATATAGAAACTACTTCTACAGATGCAGCTCCTTCATTTCTAGCAGCTTCAACAGCTTTTATAGAGCTTCCTCCTGTTGAAATAAGATCTTCTATAACAATTACTCTTTTTCCAGCAAAATCTGCTCCTTCAATTTGTCTTCCAGCTCCATGATCTTTCTTTTCTCCTCTGATGTAACTCATAGGTTTGTTCATTTCAGCAGCTATAAATGCAGCCCAAGGGATTCCTGCTGTTGCAGTTCCTGCTACTACATCAAATTCTTTTTCAGAAAGTTTTTTAACAAAAGCATCTACAACAACTTTTCTTTCTGCTGGGTATCCTATCATTTTTCTATTGTCACAGTATATTGGACTTTTAATTCCTGATACAAATGTAAATGGTTCTTTTACGTTTAATCTAACTGCTCCTGTTCCTAATAATGATTTTGCGATATCTTTCTCTCTACTCATAATATTTTACTTCCCTCCCGTGTATTCCATTAAAATTACCTTTATTATATACTATCTCTCCTCTTAGGATAGTTGTAAGTACTCTTCCACCTCTGTTACAATTTTCAAAAGGTGTCCAATTAGCTTTTGTTATAACCTTATCATCTTTTATTGGAGAGTTATCATTTGTATCAACAATAACTAAGTCTCCATCATATCCAACTGCTATATTCCCTTTATTTTTTATTTTAAAGATTTTAGCTGGATTTTTACACATAACTTCTATCAATCTTTCAAAAGTTATTCTATTTTCCTTTACTCCATTTAACATCATTTCCAATGAGTTTTCTACACTTGGAACTCCATATGTTAATTTAGCTAGTTTCTCTTCTATTAAATGAGGAGCATGATCTGTTCCTATACTATCTAATGTTCCATCTGCTAATGCTTTCCATAGAGCTTCATTATCTGATTTCTCCTTTAATTCAGGCTTCATTCTTAAAAGCATTTTACTTCTCTCAGTTGCATTTATATCATCAACATTTAAGAATAGGTGATGTGGCGTTACCTCTCCAAAAACCTTTACTCCTTCAGCTTTTGCTTGTTTTAAAAGCTCAATCTCACTAGCTTTAGAAAGGTGACATAGATAAAGCTCTTTATCATATTTTTTACAAAATTCAATAGCTTTTTCTACCATTCCCTCTTCAGCATGAACAGAGATTATTTTTGATTCTCTAAAGATATTTTCAACAACTTTTTCATTTTCTATAAGCATATCTCCAGTTGACATATTTAAGAAAATTTTTGTTGAGGCTACTTTATCTAAAACTTTTTTTATCTCTTCACTATTATCTTTTTTACTTCCACCAAAATGGAATCCATAATCCACATATGATCTTCCAACCATCATATCTTTCTTATCCATTAAAGCTTTCTCTGTAACTGTTACAGGAATAGTATTTGGCATATCAATAAAAGTAGTTACTCCACCTCTTGCACATGCCTTACTTCCACTTGTAAAGTCCTCTTTATGAGTAAGCCCAGGATCTCTCATATGTGTGTGAACATCTATTATTCCAGGAAGAACATAGTTAGATTGTGCATCAACTATCTCATGCCCTTCTGCTTGAATATTTTCATCTATTTTTGTAATAACTCCATCTTCTATAAGGATATCTCTTATAATCTCTTGATTATTTTCTACTACTAGTTTACAGTTTTTAACTAGCATAATCCTGCCTCTTTCATTCCTTCTTCAATTTCTTGAGCTACTAATTTAGCTGCATTTGCAGGATCTTCATTTTTAGTTATAGGTCTTCCTACTACTAAGAAGTCACATCCATTCATTATAGCATCTTTTGGAGTCATTATTCTTTCTTGGTCATTTGTTGCTGACCATCTTGGTCTTACACCTGGACATACAGTTTTAAAGTTAGCTCCACAAGCTTCTTTTATTAATTTTGCTTCCCAAGGAGAACATACTACTCCATCAAGTCCAGCTTCTTTTCCTAATTTTGCCCAGTTTAGAGCTAAATCTGATAGTGATAGTGTAGATTTGAATGTTTCTTCTACATCTGCTGCTGATAAGCTTGTAAGTACAGTAACTCCAATTACTACGTTATTTGGATTTACTTTTTTAACTTCTTCAACTACTTTAGACATCATTTTTCTTCCACCACTAGCATGTACATTAAACATAAATACATCTTGTTTAGCAGCAAAAACTGATGCCATTGCTGTTGTATTTGGAATGTCGTGGAATTTTAAATCAAGGAATATTTTTTTACCTTTACTTCTTAAATATTCAATCATTTCTCCTTTTGAGTTAAGGAAAAGTTCTAGTCCAACTTTATAGAAAGTAGCTCCATCTCCAATTTTTTCTACTAACTCTTTTGCTGCTTCCATTGTAGGAAAATCTAAAGCGATTATCATTCTATCTTTTGCATTTATCATTACTCTTTCCTCCTAAATTTTCTATATTATTATCTATGTGCTATTCCAACTAGTTCACTAATATTTTCAATTCCATTTTCTTCACAATATTTTTGTAATCCTTCTGCTACTTCTACTGGTAACATTGGATTTGAGAAAATTCCTGTTCCTAGTGATACCATTGAAGCTCCTGCCATTATAAATTCAAGAGCATCTTCAACACTTGAAATTCCTCCCATTCCAATAATAGGAATATTTACTGCTTTATACACTTGATATACCATTCTTACTGCAACTGGTTTTACAGCTGGTCCAGAGAATCCTCCAAAAGTATTTCCTAAAAGAGGTTTTTTAGTTTTAAGATCTATTACCATTCCTAAAAGTGTGTTGATAAGTGATACTGCATCTGCTCCATTTTCTTCAACTATTTTTGCTATTCCAGCTATATCTGTTACATTTGGAGAAAGTTTTACTACTAAAGGTTTTGTAGTAACTTTTCTTACTTCTCTTGTAACTCTTGCAGCAACTTCTGGATTAGCTCCAAATGCCATTCCTCCATCTTTTACATTTGGACAAGAGATATTTAATTCAAGCACAGCTATCTCTTTTATCTTGTCAGCTCTTTTTGCTATCTCTACATATTCTTCAACTGTTTTTCCATTGATATTAGCTATTATGTTTGTTGTTATTCCAGCAGCTTTCATCTCTGGTAAAATATGGCTTTCAAAATATTCTATTCCTGGGTTTTCTAATCCTACACAGTTTAACATTCCTGCTGGAGTTTCAGCTATTCTTGTCCCATAGTTTCCATCTCTAGCTTCCAATGTTAATCCTTTTATTCCTATTCCACCTAATATGTTAGGATCAAAATAATCTCTATACTCAAGTCCAAATCCAAAGCACCCTGAAGATGTAACTATTGGATTTTTAAAATCTACTCCTAAAAATTTAGTTTGTAATCTATTCATCTTCTTCCTCCAAAATCCTCTAATTAATTACCACAACAAGTTTCTGTTTTTTCAACTGGCTCTAAATCAACTATTGTTTCAGCTTTGAATACTGGTCCATCATGGCATACTTTTTTCATCCCAGCTTTAGTTTTAATCGAACATCCTACACAAGCTTTTACCCCACATGCCATTCTTTCTTCTAATGAAACTTCACATTCAGTATTGTATTTATCTGAAGTTTTTGCAACAGCCTCCATCATTTTGTGAGGTCCACAAGTAAATACCATATCAAATTTTTTACTTTGCATTAACTCTTCCATTTTAACTATAACATTTCCTTTAGTTCCAGCACTTCCATCATCTGTTGTTACATGTAGTTCTACACCATCTAAATTGAAGTTTGAAAGAATTTCTACAGCTTCAGCATTTCTTCCTCCAGCTATAAATGTAACTCTGTTATTTTTCTTTAGAACTTCTATTAATAGTTTCATTGGAGCCATTCCCATTCCTCCACCAACTACCATAAGTTCTTTTCCTTCCATATCAGTAGAAAATCCATGTCCTAAAGGTCCTTGAATATTTATTGTTTCCCCAGCTTTCATTTGAGCAAACTCTTTTGTTCCTCCACCTTTTACTTCATAGTAGAATTCTAGCTCTTTTTTCTCTTTATCTGCATAATGTAAACTTATAGGTCTTCTTAATGTATATATTCTATTTTCACATTTTAACATGAAAAATTGTCCAGCTTTTGAAGCCTCTACAGCTTTTTCTGATTTCAATCTCATTAAATAATTTTGTCCTGCAATATGTTTATTTTCTAAAATTAAACAATCTTCTAAAAACATTTTTCCTCCTAGTGTTTTATATATAAAATTATTTTATCTCTTTTCCACAATAATAGCAGAATTTTCCATATTCTTTAACTATCACTTTATTCTTTGTTATTTCAGAGTTTGTTACACATTTAGGGTTTGAACAAACTGGTTTTTCATTTTCCACTACATTTTCTTCCTCTTTAGTAACAGCCTTTGATTCCTTTGCCCCTAGAGCTAAAGCATACATAGCTTGTCTTACAGGAACTCCATTAGCTGCTTGTTTAA
Proteins encoded:
- a CDS encoding cation-translocating P-type ATPase, whose protein sequence is MKNYFAMTKEEVLSKLNSKETGLTTGEVEIAIEKYGYNQLNEEKKLSTMQVFISQFKDFLVIILIIASIISIISGNVESAIVILVVIIINAILGTVQHLKAEESISSLKNLSAPKSKVLRDGEKVEVLSKYLVPGDIVFVEAGDVVPADGRVIESFSLLINESSLTGESEGVEKISSVIDKDELALGDQKNMVFSGSLVSYGRGVILVTTTGMKTELGKIASLLEATKEKQTPLQVSLDNFGKKLSIGIIILCILVFGINILHGVKLLDSLMFAVALAVAAIPEALSSIVTIVLAIGTQKLSKENAIIKNLKSVESLGCVSVICSDKTGTLTQNKMTVKKVYINNEVFNEKDLNANGIGESLLIKEAILCNDATSEIGDPTEIALVNLSEIHYNQSGKELKNRYPRISEIPFDSDRKLMSTVHNIDGKIMMFTKGALDSVLPKAKKILVNGEVRDITSEDIKNIEKVNMEFAQTGLRVLTFAYQVLESEKEITREDEDNFIFIGLTAMIDPPREESKEAVAKCLTAGIKPVMITGDHKITATAIAKEIGIYKDGDNVMEGVDVEKLSDDELLEKVASTSVYARVSPEHKIRIVTAWQRLGKICAMTGDGVNDAPALKRADIGIAMGITGTEVSKDAASMILTDDNFSTIVKAVTTGRNIYANIKNSIRFLLSGNTAGILAVLYSSLVGLPVIFAPVHLLFINLLTDSLPAIAIGMEPSHGDVLTEKPRNPKEPILTKELSGKILIEGILIALFVMIGFYIGYKDNDTLKASTIAFSVLCLARLFHGFNCRGGASVFGLGVFSNKFSIIAFVIGFVLLNAILILPVFHTIFQVVPLTIRELFTIYGLAFVPTLIIQISKFIKYKK
- a CDS encoding dihydroorotate dehydrogenase electron transfer subunit, which encodes MFLEDCLILENKHIAGQNYLMRLKSEKAVEASKAGQFFMLKCENRIYTLRRPISLHYADKEKKELEFYYEVKGGGTKEFAQMKAGETINIQGPLGHGFSTDMEGKELMVVGGGMGMAPMKLLIEVLKKNNRVTFIAGGRNAEAVEILSNFNLDGVELHVTTDDGSAGTKGNVIVKMEELMQSKKFDMVFTCGPHKMMEAVAKTSDKYNTECEVSLEERMACGVKACVGCSIKTKAGMKKVCHDGPVFKAETIVDLEPVEKTETCCGN
- a CDS encoding dihydroorotate dehydrogenase gives rise to the protein MNRLQTKFLGVDFKNPIVTSSGCFGFGLEYRDYFDPNILGGIGIKGLTLEARDGNYGTRIAETPAGMLNCVGLENPGIEYFESHILPEMKAAGITTNIIANINGKTVEEYVEIAKRADKIKEIAVLELNISCPNVKDGGMAFGANPEVAARVTREVRKVTTKPLVVKLSPNVTDIAGIAKIVEENGADAVSLINTLLGMVIDLKTKKPLLGNTFGGFSGPAVKPVAVRMVYQVYKAVNIPIIGMGGISSVEDALEFIMAGASMVSLGTGIFSNPMLPVEVAEGLQKYCEENGIENISELVGIAHR
- the pyrF gene encoding orotidine-5'-phosphate decarboxylase, which produces MNAKDRMIIALDFPTMEAAKELVEKIGDGATFYKVGLELFLNSKGEMIEYLRSKGKKIFLDLKFHDIPNTTAMASVFAAKQDVFMFNVHASGGRKMMSKVVEEVKKVNPNNVVIGVTVLTSLSAADVEETFKSTLSLSDLALNWAKLGKEAGLDGVVCSPWEAKLIKEACGANFKTVCPGVRPRWSATNDQERIMTPKDAIMNGCDFLVVGRPITKNEDPANAAKLVAQEIEEGMKEAGLC
- the pyrE gene encoding orotate phosphoribosyltransferase, encoding MSREKDIAKSLLGTGAVRLNVKEPFTFVSGIKSPIYCDNRKMIGYPAERKVVVDAFVKKLSEKEFDVVAGTATAGIPWAAFIAAEMNKPMSYIRGEKKDHGAGRQIEGADFAGKRVIVIEDLISTGGSSIKAVEAARNEGAASVEVVSIFSYEFDKAFKNFAANNIPWESLSNFTALIELAREEKYLTEEEAEIASSWNKNTDTWGR
- a CDS encoding amidohydrolase family protein, producing MLVKNCKLVVENNQEIIRDILIEDGVITKIDENIQAEGHEIVDAQSNYVLPGIIDVHTHMRDPGLTHKEDFTSGSKACARGGVTTFIDMPNTIPVTVTEKALMDKKDMMVGRSYVDYGFHFGGSKKDNSEEIKKVLDKVASTKIFLNMSTGDMLIENEKVVENIFRESKIISVHAEEGMVEKAIEFCKKYDKELYLCHLSKASEIELLKQAKAEGVKVFGEVTPHHLFLNVDDINATERSKMLLRMKPELKEKSDNEALWKALADGTLDSIGTDHAPHLIEEKLAKLTYGVPSVENSLEMMLNGVKENRITFERLIEVMCKNPAKIFKIKNKGNIAVGYDGDLVIVDTNDNSPIKDDKVITKANWTPFENCNRGGRVLTTILRGEIVYNKGNFNGIHGREVKYYE
- a CDS encoding dicarboxylate/amino acid:cation symporter, whose translation is MAKLRESLIFKLLLGVFVGLILGYSLDAKIGVNQGTAENIIGVINTIKFILGQVISFTIPLIILGFIAPAITKMKANASKMLGTMLMMAYLSSVGAALLSMTAGYMIIPKLNIAAKSDIVKNVIPKLIFKVEIPPVFSVMTALVLALFLGLAVVWTESKTFEKLLDELNNIMLKIVYKIIIPILPFFIASTFTILAYEGEIIKQFPVFLKVIVIVLIGHFIWLTVLYSLGGVVSGKNPLKLLKSYGPAYLTAVGTMSSAATLPVALSCAKKSGVLDEDIADFAVPLGSTIHLCGSVLTEVFFVMTVSKILYGQIPSLGTMILFIILLGIFAVGAPGVPGGTVMASLGIIISVLGFNEEGTGLMLTIFALQDSFGTACNVVGDGALALILNGIFKKKDR